One window of Botrimarina mediterranea genomic DNA carries:
- a CDS encoding serine hydrolase domain-containing protein, which yields MKQPITCGLTALLLALPCLPMNAAAPVPPECIEALLPPHVGAAVLAVDNGEVVFEHCWGVRRLGSEEPVTPTTTFRMASISKQVTATAVLTLVDRGALALDDPLAKFFADAPAYWNEITLHHLLTHTSGLPGYEGLVPQGTTLQISDYNVLAMLLETDEPKFSPGSEWEYSNSAYVMLALVVEQVAKTPYHEYLRAEVLQPLGMTGSINFLRGVNAPPERAFGHAMKRGGVWEVADQSVTSATRGDGSVYSSLRDLRLWSETLGNGKGVLSDTTAAAMASPQFKTTRDTATNDGTSHYGYGLFIDAHRGQRRLWHSGSTRGFSLMLHRFPERKATVVILLNASPRGEEMKAEYTDAVVDRLLFGEE from the coding sequence ATGAAACAACCGATAACTTGCGGCCTGACAGCCCTCCTGCTCGCCTTGCCCTGCCTGCCGATGAACGCCGCCGCGCCGGTCCCGCCCGAATGCATCGAAGCCCTGTTGCCCCCGCATGTCGGGGCGGCCGTTCTTGCCGTCGACAACGGCGAGGTGGTCTTCGAACACTGTTGGGGCGTACGGCGATTGGGAAGCGAAGAGCCCGTCACGCCAACCACGACCTTCCGCATGGCGTCGATCTCCAAGCAAGTCACCGCCACCGCGGTGCTGACGCTCGTCGATCGCGGCGCACTAGCGCTCGATGACCCGCTCGCCAAGTTCTTTGCCGACGCGCCCGCTTACTGGAACGAGATCACGCTGCACCACTTGCTAACGCACACGTCGGGCCTGCCCGGCTACGAGGGCCTTGTGCCGCAGGGGACGACACTGCAGATCTCCGATTACAACGTCCTGGCGATGCTCCTCGAGACCGACGAGCCCAAGTTCTCGCCGGGGTCGGAGTGGGAGTACTCGAATTCGGCCTACGTGATGCTAGCGCTCGTCGTCGAGCAAGTCGCCAAGACGCCTTACCATGAGTACCTCCGCGCCGAGGTGCTCCAGCCGCTGGGCATGACGGGCTCGATCAACTTCCTCCGCGGCGTGAACGCCCCGCCCGAGCGCGCCTTCGGCCACGCCATGAAGCGGGGCGGCGTCTGGGAAGTCGCCGACCAGAGCGTCACCAGCGCGACGCGCGGAGACGGCTCGGTCTACTCGTCGTTGCGTGATCTGCGGCTTTGGTCAGAAACACTCGGCAATGGCAAGGGCGTGCTCAGCGACACGACCGCCGCCGCGATGGCGTCACCGCAGTTCAAGACCACGCGCGACACGGCAACGAATGATGGGACCAGTCACTACGGCTACGGCCTCTTCATCGACGCCCACCGCGGCCAGCGCCGTCTCTGGCACAGCGGCTCGACCCGCGGCTTCTCGCTGATGCTCCATCGCTTCCCCGAACGCAAGGCGACGGTGGTGATCCTGCTGAACGCCTCACCGCGGGGGGAAGAGATGAAAGCGGAGTATACGGATGCGGTGGTGGATCGGTTGTTGTTTGGGGAGGAGTGA
- a CDS encoding alpha/beta fold hydrolase, with protein MAFLTTRDDVSLYYKDWGSGTPVVFSHGWPLTADAWEAQMFFLASNGCRCVAHDRRGHGRSSQPWHGNDMDAYADDLAELLKALDLRDVVLVGHSTGGGEVARYIGRHGTERVAKAVLVGAVPPLMVKTDANPGGLPMSVFDGFREQYLADRAQFFLDVASGPFYGFNRPGAKVSEGLIRSWWTQGMMSGHKNAYDCIAAFSETDFTEDLKKFDVPTLIVHGDDDQIVPIDNSALLSAKLVKDATLKVYPGGTHALADTSKDELNEDLLAFIRS; from the coding sequence ATGGCCTTCCTCACCACCCGCGACGACGTGAGCCTTTACTACAAGGACTGGGGGAGCGGCACACCGGTCGTGTTCAGCCACGGCTGGCCGCTGACGGCGGACGCTTGGGAAGCGCAGATGTTCTTCCTGGCGTCGAACGGTTGCCGCTGCGTGGCTCACGACCGCCGTGGGCACGGCCGCTCGAGCCAGCCGTGGCACGGCAACGACATGGATGCGTACGCCGACGACTTGGCCGAGCTGCTCAAGGCGCTCGACCTCCGCGACGTGGTGCTCGTGGGCCATTCGACGGGCGGCGGCGAGGTCGCGCGTTACATCGGCCGGCACGGCACGGAGCGCGTCGCCAAGGCGGTGCTCGTCGGCGCGGTTCCGCCGCTCATGGTGAAGACCGACGCCAACCCCGGCGGACTGCCGATGAGCGTCTTCGACGGATTCCGTGAGCAGTACTTGGCGGACCGCGCGCAGTTCTTCCTCGACGTGGCGAGTGGGCCGTTCTATGGCTTCAACCGTCCCGGCGCCAAGGTGTCGGAGGGGCTGATCCGTTCGTGGTGGACGCAGGGCATGATGTCCGGCCACAAGAACGCGTACGACTGCATCGCGGCGTTCTCGGAGACCGACTTCACCGAGGACCTCAAGAAGTTCGACGTGCCCACGCTGATCGTCCACGGCGACGACGACCAGATCGTGCCGATCGACAATTCGGCGCTGTTGTCGGCCAAGCTTGTGAAGGACGCGACGCTCAAGGTCTATCCGGGCGGGACGCACGCCCTCGCCGACACGAGCAAGGACGAGCTGAACGAAGACTTGCTTGCGTTCATCCGTTCGTAA
- a CDS encoding SdiA-regulated/phytase-like domain-containing protein — translation MHSPRSLSALAVASVFALLSILQCNAYALSVNGRYLLKVDETLLNTGSHDLDFDGSTWHVAQTLTGAWSTYDASFGFLGETSISGVGDLRGLAYSSALNQLVVLDQDTGIVRFVNPDGAVTGRIRTGAPATEGMDIDDRDSTLWLTRFEGSVEKWSFSGELLFSFDARSLLPTNDELQSVAVDPDTNGLFVFTNSDDLFEFSMDGTLRGQLLTDAFPSSLPGVRDNGLGIHYDAPSKTLRLTSQGGDLYTYALIPEPSSVALALLTLVSLATFRH, via the coding sequence ATGCACTCGCCACGCTCGCTCTCCGCATTGGCGGTTGCGTCCGTCTTCGCGTTGCTCTCGATACTCCAGTGCAACGCTTATGCCTTGAGTGTCAACGGGCGCTACCTTCTCAAAGTCGACGAGACTCTTCTCAACACTGGCAGCCACGATCTCGATTTCGACGGCTCCACTTGGCACGTCGCCCAAACGCTGACGGGCGCGTGGTCTACCTACGATGCGAGTTTTGGATTTCTCGGCGAGACGTCGATCTCTGGAGTGGGCGACCTCCGCGGGCTCGCTTACAGCTCCGCTCTCAATCAATTGGTCGTCCTCGATCAGGACACGGGAATCGTTCGCTTCGTCAATCCCGATGGCGCCGTCACGGGTCGGATCCGCACGGGGGCGCCGGCGACCGAGGGGATGGACATCGACGATCGCGACTCAACCCTTTGGTTAACCCGGTTTGAGGGGAGCGTCGAGAAGTGGTCCTTCTCGGGTGAGTTGCTCTTCTCGTTCGACGCCAGGAGCCTGCTTCCAACGAACGACGAATTGCAGAGTGTCGCGGTTGATCCCGACACGAATGGGCTCTTCGTGTTTACGAATAGCGACGACCTTTTTGAGTTTTCAATGGACGGGACCCTGCGGGGGCAGCTCCTCACCGACGCCTTTCCAAGTTCCCTTCCTGGCGTCCGTGATAACGGGTTGGGGATTCACTACGACGCTCCTTCCAAGACTCTCCGACTGACGAGCCAAGGGGGCGATCTATACACCTACGCACTGATTCCCGAGCCCTCTTCCGTCGCCCTGGCGCTGCTGACGTTGGTGAGTCTTGCAACGTTTCGACATTAG
- a CDS encoding cupin domain-containing protein, translating to MAIPHAAPGQTIDVRPLGPALAGTKTSALLKTDSLEVIRLVVPAGKKIPSHKVAGEITVQCLEGRVAFTALGETHELQAGQMLYLPGGADHALEGLEDASVLVTILS from the coding sequence ATGGCCATTCCGCACGCCGCTCCCGGTCAGACAATCGACGTCCGCCCCTTGGGGCCGGCCCTGGCGGGGACGAAGACCTCGGCCCTGCTGAAGACCGACTCGCTCGAAGTGATCCGGCTGGTGGTCCCGGCCGGCAAAAAGATCCCGTCGCACAAGGTGGCCGGCGAGATCACGGTGCAGTGCCTCGAAGGCCGCGTCGCGTTCACAGCGCTGGGCGAGACGCACGAGCTCCAGGCCGGCCAGATGCTCTACCTCCCCGGCGGCGCCGACCACGCCCTCGAAGGCCTCGAAGACGCCTCGGTGCTGGTGACCATCCTCAGCTGA
- a CDS encoding alpha/beta hydrolase-fold protein codes for MKLVLFAVALVAVASPLLAEDGASIAEDFKPSSLNQPGREYPQVNSQGYARFRIEAPEAQSVRVTLGGREGTVLEKGDDGAWVGTTARPEDEGFHYYHAIVDGGTFNDPGALNFYGSVRWESGIEIPAHDEDFYALKPTPHGRVQQVLFPSPSTDSVRRAFVYTPPGYDADSDERYPVLYLQHGWGEDETAWTNQGRAHLILDNLIAAGRARPFLVVMTYGMTNEVRWGQLREFKIDAFEKVLVDELVPYIDEHFRTLSDQPHRAMAGLSMGGMETRLVTLRNLDKFSHIGLFSGGVITPEDVEKTEGFRDRVKLVFTSCGGREYPDRINANHEALVAAGVPSTAYVSPDTGHEFQSWRRSLYELAPLLFRD; via the coding sequence ATGAAACTTGTTTTGTTCGCCGTCGCCCTCGTGGCGGTCGCTTCGCCCCTCCTCGCCGAGGACGGAGCGTCGATCGCCGAAGATTTCAAGCCCTCATCGCTGAACCAGCCGGGCCGGGAGTATCCCCAGGTCAACTCGCAGGGCTATGCCCGCTTCCGGATCGAGGCGCCCGAGGCCCAGAGCGTCCGCGTCACGCTCGGCGGTCGCGAGGGGACGGTGCTCGAGAAAGGGGACGACGGCGCCTGGGTGGGGACCACCGCCAGGCCGGAGGACGAGGGCTTCCACTACTACCACGCCATCGTCGATGGCGGGACGTTCAACGACCCCGGCGCGCTGAACTTCTACGGCTCGGTCCGCTGGGAGAGCGGCATCGAAATCCCCGCGCATGACGAGGACTTCTACGCCCTCAAGCCAACGCCGCACGGCCGCGTTCAGCAGGTGCTGTTCCCGTCGCCGAGCACCGATTCGGTCCGCCGCGCGTTCGTCTACACGCCGCCGGGTTACGACGCCGACTCCGACGAGCGTTACCCCGTGCTCTACCTGCAGCACGGCTGGGGCGAGGACGAGACCGCCTGGACCAACCAAGGCCGCGCGCACCTGATCCTCGACAACCTGATCGCCGCGGGCAGGGCGCGCCCGTTCCTCGTGGTGATGACCTACGGCATGACCAACGAGGTCCGCTGGGGCCAGCTGCGCGAGTTCAAGATCGACGCGTTCGAGAAGGTGCTTGTCGATGAGCTCGTCCCCTACATCGACGAGCACTTCCGCACGCTCTCCGACCAGCCACACCGGGCGATGGCGGGGCTGTCGATGGGCGGCATGGAGACCCGTCTGGTCACGCTCCGCAACCTCGACAAGTTCTCGCACATCGGCCTCTTTAGCGGCGGGGTGATCACGCCCGAAGACGTCGAGAAGACCGAAGGCTTCCGCGACCGCGTCAAGTTGGTCTTCACCAGTTGCGGCGGCCGCGAGTACCCGGACCGGATCAACGCCAACCACGAGGCGCTAGTGGCGGCGGGCGTGCCGAGCACAGCGTACGTGTCGCCCGACACGGGCCACGAGTTCCAGAGCTGGCGGCGGAGTTTGTATGAGCTCGCCCCGCTGCTGTTCCGCGATTGA
- the icd gene encoding NADP-dependent isocitrate dehydrogenase — protein sequence MSAAPITMTAGKLNVPDEPIVPFIEGDGTGPDIWRASQLVFDAAVEKAYGGKKKIAWKEVLAGQKSFDKTGSWLPDETLDAFRTYLVGIKGPLTTPVGGGIRSINVALRQILDLYTCLRPVQYFTGVPSPVKQPELTDMVIFRENTEDIYAGIEFEHGTDDCNKFKKLFSEAFPERWKKVRFPETVGLGVKPVSQEGTHRLVKAAIQYAIDNDRDSVTLVHKGNIMKFTEGAFCNWGYETAVKEFGAKPLDGGPWHVFKSPNGGKDIVIKDVIADAMLQQILTRPAEYSVIATLNLNGDYISDALAACVGGIGIAPGGNINYDTGHAIFEATHGTAPKYADQDKVNPGSVILSGEMMFRHLGWTEAADLIVKGLNGAIAAKTVTYDFERLMDGATLVKCSEFGKAIVKHMG from the coding sequence ATGTCCGCCGCCCCGATCACGATGACCGCCGGCAAGCTCAACGTGCCCGACGAGCCCATCGTGCCCTTCATCGAGGGTGACGGCACCGGCCCCGATATCTGGCGCGCCAGCCAGCTCGTCTTCGACGCGGCGGTCGAGAAGGCCTATGGCGGCAAGAAGAAGATCGCCTGGAAGGAGGTCCTCGCCGGCCAGAAGTCGTTCGACAAGACCGGCTCGTGGCTGCCGGACGAGACCCTCGACGCCTTCCGCACCTATCTGGTCGGCATCAAGGGCCCGCTGACCACGCCCGTCGGCGGCGGCATCCGCTCGATCAACGTCGCCCTGCGGCAGATCCTCGACCTCTACACCTGCCTGCGTCCCGTCCAGTACTTCACCGGCGTCCCGTCGCCCGTGAAGCAGCCGGAGCTGACCGACATGGTCATCTTCCGCGAAAACACCGAGGACATTTACGCCGGCATCGAGTTCGAGCACGGCACGGACGATTGCAACAAGTTCAAGAAGCTCTTCTCCGAGGCCTTCCCCGAGCGCTGGAAGAAGGTCCGCTTCCCCGAAACGGTCGGCCTGGGCGTCAAGCCCGTCAGCCAGGAAGGGACGCACCGCCTGGTGAAGGCCGCGATCCAGTACGCGATCGACAACGACCGCGACTCGGTGACCCTTGTTCACAAGGGGAACATCATGAAGTTCACCGAGGGCGCCTTCTGCAACTGGGGTTATGAAACGGCCGTCAAGGAGTTCGGCGCCAAGCCGCTCGACGGCGGCCCGTGGCACGTGTTCAAGTCGCCCAACGGTGGCAAGGACATTGTCATCAAGGACGTCATCGCCGACGCGATGCTCCAGCAGATCCTCACCCGCCCGGCCGAGTACAGCGTGATCGCCACGCTGAACCTCAACGGCGACTATATCTCCGACGCCCTGGCGGCCTGTGTCGGCGGCATCGGCATCGCCCCCGGCGGCAACATCAACTACGACACCGGCCACGCCATCTTCGAGGCCACCCACGGCACGGCGCCCAAGTACGCCGACCAGGACAAGGTGAACCCGGGCAGCGTGATCCTGTCGGGCGAAATGATGTTCCGCCACCTCGGCTGGACCGAAGCGGCCGACCTGATCGTGAAGGGCCTCAACGGCGCGATCGCCGCGAAGACGGTGACCTACGACTTCGAACGCCTGATGGACGGCGCAACACTGGTGAAGTGCAGCGAGTTCGGCAAGGCAATTGTGAAGCACATGGGCTGA
- a CDS encoding sugar phosphate isomerase/epimerase family protein, which yields MSLARRQFLQTAAATAAAMATVPRWAFAGEKKVVPYRISLAEWSLHKAIRGGELKNLDFARVSKEEFGINGIEYVSQLWEDKQAGSEYVGKVKQAAADAGVESVLIMVDSEGALGDADDAKRTQAIDNHKKWLEAAKELGCHAIRVNAQSSGSYAEQLALAADGLGRLGEIADQYGLNVLVENHGGLSSNGAWLAGVMKRVGRPNVGTLPDFGNFCISGRGTPEAVWYDRYQGMEELMPFAKAVSAKSYDFNEDGDAIETDYYRVMKIVLNHGYSGWVGIEYEGSAVGEYEGIKRTKALLEKIRDAA from the coding sequence ATGTCGCTTGCCCGTCGTCAGTTTCTTCAGACCGCCGCCGCTACTGCCGCTGCGATGGCTACCGTGCCCCGCTGGGCGTTTGCTGGGGAGAAGAAGGTCGTGCCGTACCGGATTTCGCTGGCCGAGTGGTCGCTGCACAAGGCGATCCGCGGCGGAGAGCTGAAGAACCTCGATTTCGCCCGGGTCTCGAAGGAGGAGTTCGGTATCAACGGGATCGAGTACGTCAGCCAGCTGTGGGAGGACAAGCAGGCCGGGTCGGAGTACGTCGGCAAGGTGAAGCAGGCGGCCGCCGACGCGGGGGTCGAGAGCGTCCTGATCATGGTCGATTCCGAGGGCGCCCTGGGCGACGCGGACGACGCCAAGCGGACCCAGGCGATCGACAACCACAAGAAGTGGCTCGAAGCGGCCAAGGAGCTCGGCTGCCACGCCATCCGGGTGAACGCCCAATCGAGCGGGAGCTACGCCGAGCAGCTAGCCCTGGCGGCGGACGGGCTGGGGCGGCTGGGCGAGATCGCCGACCAGTACGGCCTGAACGTCCTGGTGGAGAACCACGGCGGCCTGTCGAGCAACGGCGCCTGGCTGGCGGGGGTCATGAAGCGGGTGGGCCGGCCGAACGTCGGGACGCTGCCGGACTTCGGCAACTTCTGCATCTCCGGCCGCGGGACCCCCGAGGCCGTGTGGTACGACCGCTACCAGGGGATGGAAGAGCTGATGCCGTTCGCCAAGGCGGTGTCGGCGAAGAGCTACGACTTCAACGAAGACGGCGACGCCATCGAGACCGACTACTACCGCGTCATGAAGATCGTCCTGAACCACGGCTACAGCGGCTGGGTGGGGATCGAGTACGAGGGGAGCGCGGTCGGCGAGTACGAGGGGATCAAGCGGACGAAGGCCCTCTTGGAGAAGATCCGCGACGCGGCCTAG
- a CDS encoding PilZ domain-containing protein: protein MPPSSTVGVEASQPPSDEAATYRALVYASDSLQGKLICRGMERLGFRCDSVCRPTGARARLQGGCYDLILIDLRDARAEQVSVAGDAFAYRRRAKIMAIVSAGAGEMVKSLLAYGVDEIVTDPIDAESIGVKASSLLEIESWRQEAILRQRDVPLGKLLETIEQSLIERSAAVLRRIGDPFDSLGMPSSFREAIANGAARARQERSGGEEGGANRRRSARESVCLTASAIPLDEFGKACGDPFAVVVGDLSLTGARLAHTRPVSGHWHAMQWRCATVAERTVTVEAEVVRCETIGRFYEIGVRFL from the coding sequence ATGCCCCCGTCATCGACAGTCGGTGTCGAAGCGTCACAACCTCCGTCGGATGAGGCCGCTACCTATCGCGCGTTGGTCTACGCCAGCGATAGCTTGCAGGGCAAGCTGATCTGCCGCGGGATGGAGCGTCTGGGGTTCCGCTGTGACTCCGTCTGCCGGCCCACCGGAGCACGGGCACGACTCCAAGGGGGTTGTTACGACCTGATCCTGATCGACTTGCGGGACGCCAGGGCCGAGCAAGTGTCGGTTGCCGGCGACGCCTTCGCGTACCGCCGCCGCGCCAAGATCATGGCGATCGTCAGCGCCGGCGCCGGCGAGATGGTCAAGTCGCTCTTAGCCTACGGCGTGGACGAGATCGTCACCGATCCGATTGATGCGGAGTCGATTGGCGTCAAAGCGTCGTCGCTGCTTGAGATCGAGTCCTGGAGGCAAGAAGCAATCCTCCGCCAACGCGACGTCCCACTCGGCAAGTTGCTCGAGACGATTGAGCAGAGCCTAATCGAGCGATCGGCAGCGGTGCTGCGGAGGATCGGCGACCCCTTCGATTCCTTGGGGATGCCGAGCAGCTTCCGCGAGGCGATCGCCAACGGCGCCGCGCGCGCCCGTCAAGAACGTAGCGGCGGCGAAGAGGGCGGCGCCAATCGGCGTCGCAGCGCGAGGGAAAGCGTCTGCCTCACGGCGTCGGCGATCCCGCTCGACGAATTCGGCAAGGCGTGTGGCGATCCCTTCGCGGTGGTCGTCGGAGACCTATCACTCACAGGGGCCCGGCTCGCGCACACGAGGCCCGTGTCGGGCCATTGGCACGCGATGCAGTGGCGCTGCGCCACGGTGGCCGAGAGGACGGTGACGGTCGAGGCCGAGGTAGTGCGCTGCGAGACAATCGGGCGCTTCTATGAAATCGGCGTGCGATTCCTCTAA
- a CDS encoding DmpA family aminopeptidase, which yields MFRHYAAAFLAACFVATTVQSEPARPRLRDLGVEVGVFAPGPLNAITDVAGVRVGHDTLIEGDRLRTGATAIVPHEGDLFQEKVPAAVVVGNGFGKLVGSTQVNELGQLETPILLTNTLNVWEAAATLAEEALAAPGNEAVRSVNPVVGETNDGYLNDIRSRALKPEHFRAALSGAESGPVEEGSVGAGTGTRTMGYKGGIGTSSRKLPHSLGGGYTVGVLTQTNFSGLLTVAGAPVWRDFGPKPYPEHDLSSKDGSCMIVVATDAPIDARQLKRLALRALVGMGRTGADFSNGSGDYVIAFSTSELVRIQADQSEQTIPRLSEASLTPLFDAVAEATEEAILNAILRATTVQGRDGNVSEAIPIERLKDSLRRYGAISSDDE from the coding sequence ATGTTCCGCCATTACGCCGCTGCCTTTCTTGCCGCTTGTTTCGTAGCGACCACCGTACAGTCCGAACCCGCGCGGCCGCGGTTGCGTGATTTGGGCGTCGAGGTCGGCGTCTTCGCGCCGGGCCCGCTCAACGCAATCACCGATGTCGCGGGCGTACGGGTCGGGCACGACACGCTCATTGAAGGCGACCGGCTTCGCACGGGCGCCACGGCGATCGTGCCGCACGAAGGCGATCTGTTCCAAGAGAAGGTCCCGGCGGCGGTGGTTGTCGGCAATGGCTTCGGCAAGCTCGTTGGCTCGACGCAGGTCAACGAACTGGGCCAGCTCGAAACGCCGATCCTGCTGACCAACACGCTCAACGTCTGGGAAGCCGCCGCGACGCTCGCCGAGGAAGCGCTCGCGGCGCCGGGCAATGAAGCGGTGCGTTCGGTGAACCCCGTCGTCGGTGAGACGAACGACGGTTACCTTAACGACATCCGCAGCCGGGCGTTGAAGCCTGAACACTTCCGCGCCGCATTGTCAGGCGCCGAGTCTGGGCCTGTCGAAGAGGGCTCGGTCGGCGCCGGGACCGGCACCCGTACGATGGGCTACAAGGGTGGCATAGGCACGTCCTCACGCAAGTTGCCCCATTCATTGGGAGGAGGCTACACGGTCGGCGTGCTCACGCAGACGAACTTCAGCGGCCTGCTGACGGTCGCCGGGGCGCCGGTGTGGCGTGACTTTGGACCCAAGCCGTACCCGGAGCACGACCTGTCGTCGAAGGACGGCTCGTGCATGATCGTCGTCGCTACCGACGCGCCGATCGACGCCCGCCAGCTCAAGCGGCTCGCACTCCGCGCGCTCGTCGGCATGGGCCGCACCGGCGCCGACTTCTCGAACGGCAGCGGCGACTACGTGATTGCGTTCTCGACGAGTGAACTCGTGCGAATCCAAGCTGATCAATCGGAACAAACCATTCCGCGGCTGAGCGAAGCGAGCTTGACGCCGCTGTTCGACGCCGTCGCCGAGGCGACCGAAGAGGCGATCCTCAACGCGATCCTCCGCGCAACGACGGTGCAGGGTCGCGACGGGAACGTCAGCGAAGCGATCCCGATAGAGCGGCTCAAGGATTCGCTGCGACGCTACGGCGCCATCTCGAGCGACGACGAGTAG
- the ilvE gene encoding branched-chain-amino-acid transaminase, with amino-acid sequence MSRIVWINGELVPAEQATVSVFDHGLLYGDGVFEGMRIYSNKVFRLKEHLERLYESAKAICLNIPMPFEALVDATNLTVKENGLEDGYIRLLVTRGSGTLGLDPNRCGNPQVIIIVDKIMLYPTELYENGLEIITSSVIRNHPAALSPRIKSLNYLNNILAKLEGLQAGCVEALMLNHKGEVAECTGDNIFVVKKSELYTPPLDAGILAGITREVVLEIADEDGIPTWEASLTKHDVYVADEVFLTGSAAEVIPVVKVDSRKIGDGRPGPITKRLNELFKAAVRK; translated from the coding sequence ATGTCCCGCATCGTTTGGATCAACGGCGAACTGGTTCCCGCTGAGCAGGCGACCGTCAGCGTCTTCGACCACGGCCTGCTGTACGGCGACGGCGTCTTTGAGGGGATGCGGATTTACAGCAACAAAGTGTTCCGGCTTAAGGAACACCTCGAACGACTCTACGAATCGGCCAAGGCGATCTGCCTGAACATTCCGATGCCATTCGAGGCGCTCGTGGACGCCACGAACCTGACCGTTAAAGAGAACGGTCTCGAGGACGGATACATCCGCCTCTTGGTCACGCGTGGTAGCGGCACGCTGGGTCTCGACCCCAATCGTTGCGGCAACCCTCAGGTGATCATCATCGTCGATAAGATCATGCTCTACCCGACCGAGCTCTACGAGAACGGTCTGGAGATCATCACGTCGAGCGTGATTCGCAATCACCCAGCCGCGCTGAGCCCCCGGATCAAGTCGCTCAACTATCTCAACAATATCCTCGCCAAGCTCGAAGGCCTGCAGGCCGGCTGCGTCGAGGCGCTGATGCTCAACCACAAGGGCGAGGTCGCCGAGTGTACCGGCGACAACATCTTCGTGGTGAAGAAGAGCGAGCTGTACACGCCACCGCTCGACGCCGGCATCCTGGCGGGCATCACCCGCGAAGTCGTCCTAGAGATCGCCGACGAAGACGGCATCCCCACCTGGGAAGCCTCGCTCACCAAGCACGACGTCTACGTCGCCGACGAGGTCTTCCTCACCGGTAGCGCCGCCGAAGTGATCCCCGTCGTGAAGGTCGACAGCCGCAAAATCGGCGACGGCCGACCAGGTCCCATCACGAAGCGGCTGAACGAACTCTTCAAGGCTGCTGTGCGCAAATGA
- a CDS encoding ABC transporter ATP-binding protein, producing the protein MVLSARGVTKTYRKGAVAVPVLRGADIEVREGEMLAIVGQSGSGKSTLLHVLGTLDRPDAGEVVYQGERIDALSRKRRDAFRNTELGMIFQSYHLLPELSALENVLAPALIRYDMFDYFAKRRQLRERAAALLERVGLGHRLTHKPRELSGGEMQRTAIARALMNEPSLLLADEPTGNLDPTSGEGVLELLRGLNQTDGLTVVMVTHDRSIAALADRTVTLVEGRVADEEAGLRVQG; encoded by the coding sequence GTGGTCCTCTCCGCGCGCGGCGTCACCAAGACTTACCGCAAGGGCGCCGTTGCGGTGCCCGTGTTGCGGGGGGCGGACATCGAGGTGCGCGAGGGTGAGATGCTCGCTATCGTCGGGCAGTCGGGGAGCGGGAAGAGCACGCTGCTGCATGTGCTCGGGACGCTGGATCGGCCCGACGCGGGCGAGGTGGTTTATCAAGGCGAGCGGATCGACGCGCTCAGCCGCAAACGGCGAGATGCGTTCCGCAACACCGAGCTGGGGATGATTTTTCAGTCGTATCACCTTCTGCCAGAACTCTCGGCGCTAGAGAACGTGCTAGCGCCAGCGCTGATCCGATACGACATGTTTGATTACTTCGCCAAGCGGCGCCAACTGCGCGAGCGCGCCGCGGCGCTGCTTGAGCGCGTTGGTCTCGGCCATCGCCTCACCCACAAGCCGCGCGAGCTGTCGGGTGGCGAGATGCAGCGGACCGCGATCGCCCGGGCGTTGATGAACGAGCCCAGCTTACTGCTGGCGGACGAGCCTACCGGCAACCTCGACCCCACCAGCGGCGAGGGGGTCCTCGAACTTCTCCGTGGCCTGAACCAAACCGACGGCTTGACGGTCGTTATGGTCACCCACGACCGCAGCATCGCCGCCCTGGCGGACCGGACCGTCACCCTGGTGGAAGGCCGCGTCGCCGACGAAGAGGCGGGCCTACGCGTCCAGGGCTAA